A segment of the Geoglobus ahangari genome:
CAGGAAGCTCCTGAAGGAGTTCAGCTTTGACGTGCCGATGGAGACGATTCAGGAAATTCTGGAGCTCGAGGAGAGGAGGTACAGGGACACGATGAGCAAGGGTCTCTCTCTGGTTGAGAGGACGATAGAGAAGAAGAAGCGGATCGAGAAGGAAGATCTGATCGAGTTCTACGACTCCCACGGAATTCCTCCCGAAACCGTGGTGGAGGTGGCGAGGTCGAAGAACGTCGAGGTTGAGATCCCGGAGGACTTCTACGCAGAGCTCGCGAGCAGGCACTCGAGAGCAGAGAGGAAGGAGAAGGAGAGGATTCTGGAAAAGGAGTATCCGGCGACTGAGAAGCTCTACTACAACTCCAAGCTCCTTGAGTTCACCGCAAGAGTGATCGGATTCGAGAAGGGCTATGTCATCCTCGACAGAACCGCGTTCTACCCCGAGAGCGGCGGTCAGGACAACGACACCGGATTTCTGGAGTTCGATGGCAGGAAGGTGGATGTGGTGGATGTGATTGAGGAGAACGGAGTCGTTATCCACAGGGTCAAGGGAGATGTCCCGGTTGGAGCGGAGGTAAGGGGTGTCGTGGACAGGGAGAGAAGGTTCAGGCACATGAGGCACCACTCCGCAACCCACCTGCTGATCCACGTCCTGCAGAAGAAGCTCGGAAAGCATGTGTGGCAGGCTGGAGCGAGGAAGGAGTGGGACAAGGCGAGGCTTGACGTCACCCACTACAAGAAGCTCAGCGAGGACGAGATCAGGGAGATCGAGCTGGAGGTCAACAGAGAGATTATGGCCAACAAGGACATCACGTGGGAGTTCATGGACAGGATAAAGGCCGAGCAGAAGTACGGGTTCAGGCTGTATCAGGGCGGAGTTCCCCCGGGCAGAGAGATAAGGATCGTGAGAGTCGGAGATGACGTGCAGGCCTGCGGAGGCACGCACTGCGAGAAGACCGGAGAGATTGGCGTGTTCAAGATCCTCAAGGTGGAGTCGATACAGGACGGCGTGCTGAGGTTCGAGTACGCTGCAGGCGAGGCAGCTCTGGAGCAGATAGCAAAGGAGGAGGCGCTGCTCAGGGAGGCGAGCTCCATACTCAGGGTTCAGCCCGACATCCTTCCCAAGACCGTGCAGAGGTTCTTCGACGAGTGGAAGGAGCAGAAGAAGACCATAGAGAAGCTTCAGGAGGAGATAGCGGGCATGAGGGCTGAAAGCCTTGCAGAAAAGGCCGAGGAGTTCGAGGACGTCAAAATCGTGGTAGAGGTCGTGAATGTCTCCCCGGACATGCTCGCCAAGATCGGCATCCAGCTTGCGAAGAACGGATACGTGGGGGTGCTTTTCTCGGACTACAACGGGGTGAAGATGGTCGCATTCAGCGGTGACGAGAGGGTGGATGCGAGGGATCTGATAAAGATCGCCGGCAGGCTCTCCAAGGGAGGTGGAGGTGGCAGGAAAGACCTCGCTCAGGGAGCAGGCCAGATAATGCCGGATGCAGACGAGATGATGGCGGAGATATTCGCCTACCTCAGAGAGAGGCTATGATCCGGGTGTTCCCGGTAACAGGAATTCCGGAGGTGAAAGAGGGAGATCGCTTGGGCGAGCTCCTCTCATCCCACTTCAGCTTCGAGGATGGAGATGTCGTAGCGGTATGCTCCACAGTAGTCTCAAAGGCCGAGGGGAGGTTCAGGAGAATAGACGAGATAACTCCCACTGCAGAGGCGATCAGGATCGCCGAGAGGCTCGGCAAGGACGCAAGACTCGTTCAGGCCGTGCTGGACGAGAGCGAGGAGGTTCTGATAGAATTCCCCATTCTTTTGACGAAGGCAAGGTTCGGGAACGTCTGCATAAACGCCGGGATCGACACGTCGAATGTGAGAGAGGGATACATCCTGCTCCCCCCCGAAAACCCGGACGGATCGGCGGAGAGGATAAGAAACGAGATTGCCGAGGCGAGTGGCAAGAGTGTTGGAGTGGTAGTTACTGACACCAACGGAAGGTGCTTCAGGAAGGGCGTAGTTGGCTTTGCCGTGGGCATCGCAGGCGTTAAGGCCATGAGGGACTGGAGGGGTGAGAGGGACATCTACGGAAGAGAGCTTGAAGTAACAGTGGAGTGCGTGGCTGACGAGATCGCAGCCTTCGCCAACCTCCTGATGGGCGAGGGCGGGGAGGGGATCCCGGCGGTCGTCTTCAGGGGACTGAGCGTCTCCGGTGAGGGGAGGATGGACGAGATATACAGGAGCGAGGAAGAGGACGTCATCAGGAGGATAATCAGGGAATGGAGGGAAAAAGATACCTCATAGTGGGCAGCAACGTCAGAAACGTTGCGGAATCAGCAAGGAAGGCCGGATACGAGGTTTACGTTCTGACGAAGCACGCGGATGCTGATCTGAGGCTATACGCGAAGCAGGTTTTCAGGATAGAGGATGAGAGTGGAGAGTGGGTAAGGAAGAGGGCGTTAGAGCTCTCGGAGAGCTTGGAAGCCGAGATCATATGGGCCTCAGGCTACGAGGAGTTTCAGGGGAAAAGTGTCGAGAGAGTTGTGAACAAGAGGTGGTTCTACGCGGAGCTCGACAGAATCGGCATAGACTATCCGGAGCTTCTCAGCGATGGAGAGAGGGGGATTCTCAAGCCCGAGAAGGGTGGCGGTGGAGAGGAGGTCAGGATCGGAGAGAGAAGGGAAAAGGGGTTCATCCTGCAGAGGTACATCCCCGGCACCCCCTGCTCAGTTTCCGTGATCTCAACGGGAGAGGAGGCGAAAGGGATTGCAGTGAACAGGATGCTTGTGGGGCTTGAGGAGTTCAACGCCACCGGTTTCAGGTACTGCGGGAACATCACCCCGTTCAAGAGTGATGCGGCAAGACAGATGGTCAGCATAGCTGAAGAGCTCGTCCTGTACTTCGAGCTGACAGGAAACGTGGGAGTGGACTTCATACTCGCCGACAAGCCGTACGTTCTCGAGATAAACCCACGCTTTCAGGGCAGCCTTGACTCCATAGAGTGGGCGTGCGACTGCAACCTCTTCAGGATGCACGTTAATGCTGTTGAGGGAAAGCTCTCCGACTGCAGGGTGAGGAGGTTCGCCGGCAGGGCGGTTGTGTTCGCGGACAGAGATGTGAAAATCGGCAGCAGCCCCATTGGAAACCCCTTCTTCGCAGACATCCCGGTGAGGGGCGCGAGGTACAGGAAGGATGATCCTCTCGTGAGTGTCCTCGCCTCTGGCGGGGATGAGGAAGATGTGATGAGGAGGCTTGTGGAGAGAGAGAGGCTGTTCACGGAGATGATCGCATGATATTATTCTCATCCATGTTCCTATACGAGTACCCGGTCGAGAAGATAGCCAGAGCCTGCAGGCTCGCGGGATACGACGGGATTGAGTTCTGGATCGAAACGCCCCACTACTGGATAGACATGGATTACGGAAAGGCCGAGTCGATCAGGGAATGGGTAAAGTCCGTTCACTGCGCCGTCCTCGACCTCAACCCGTGCAGCGTCAACCACGAGGTGGCAGAGGTGACGCTGAAAACGAACCTGCACGCAGTTAGCGTGGCGGCAAAGCTTGGAGTAAGCATGACGATACACGCGGGAAAGAGGAGTGCGGCGAGGGAGCCGGTCAGAGAAGATTACGAGGCAAACGAGAGGTACTTCAGGATTCTGTCGAGGTATGCGGAGATCAAGGGAACGAGGCTGCTCCTCGAGAACAGCGAGCCGAGAATCAACTACCTGTGCAGGGACTTTGACGAAGTTTTAGAGTGTGCGGAGAGGTTTGGCTTCGGGATTACATTCGACGTGAACCACGCCCTCAAGAATGGAGATGCTGACAGATACGTTCAGGCGCTTGATCTGATCGAGAACGTACACGTTAGCGGGTATGACGAGAGAGGAAGGCATGTGGCGGCGAGGAATAATGGCAAGGTGAGGGACGTGCTCGCGATGCTAAAAGACGCAGGTTACGAGGGTATGGTCACAGTGGAGCTCGACGACCTCGGATACGGATACATGGACTACGGAAAGAAGGTGGACGAGCTTAGAAAAGAAAGGGAATTCATTGAAAAAATCTTCAGGCGCTAATCCTTCTTCCTGAAGTGGCTGCAGGCCGTGTCGTGAGCAAAGACTCGCTTAAACGGCAGCCCTGTACACCCTCCCGGCGCGCACACCTTGTCCGTGTTGCTCGCCGAGCACATCCCCGCGCTGCCGTGGTCGGGTATGAAGTAGTAGCAGTCGCCGCACCTCATCTCTACCTGAAGTATGCCAGATCCTCGTCGCTCTTGAACTGCACCGTCTGTGCCTCCTGCATCTCCTTTATCTGGGCTATCAGCTTCTCCATCTCCTTGGCCCTCTCCTCGAGATCCTCCGTGCTCACCTCAAGCTTCAGCAGCTTCATCAGAACCTCAAGCACGACCTTCGCGCTCTTCGGATCGACCATGTAGCCTGAAGTGGTGCCCATAAGACAGGCAGACGGGATGCCCTCAAGCATCGCAAAGCCGATTATGAGACCGGCTGCACCGATTATCCCGCCAGCGGGCTCTCCGTTCTCGAACTTGACCCCAGCCTCCTTGAGTTCTGCCACGAGAGACTCATCGTTGACTGCCCCAATCACGTACGGCTCCTCTATCAGCTTCCCAACCCCGTAGCCACCGAGGGTGTAGATCCTGCTGACTCCGAAGTCCTTGGCTATCTTTAAGTATGCGTTCGCGAGCTCGAAGTGCCCCTCGTTGCTTATGCTCTGGTAATCTCCAACCAGAATTAGCAAGTCCGGGGAGTCTCCATCGCTCTTGTAGGCGTAAACCTCGTTCTTGGGGAGCTTGATCATCCCGTTCTCGTCAACCATCACCTGAGGGGGGAAGTGGTGGGAGTAGAGCTCAACAACCTTCTCGACCTCAAGAACCTTAACGAGGTGATCAGCCACAAGCTTCCCCACATGGCCTATTCCCGGAAGCCCCTCGATCATCACCGGACTCTCAAGTCCGACCTCCTCTGGTCTCCTCAGGTACCTTATATCCACCCTATCCATCATTCGTTCTCACACCTCCTGATCCAGAACCCCTTTTGCTTCCTCAGCATCCTCCTGTACTTCCCGTACGGATCCTCCGGGGAGAAGCGCGGTGGAATTGGCATGTACGTTTTCCCACCACACGCTGGGCAGACTTCGCTCAGCGTGTAGCGCGCACAACTGCAGCACTTCCTGATTCTGGACTTCATCTCAGACTGCCTCTCTTATGAAGTTGGCCTCGCCACCAAGCTTCCTCATCGTCTTTATTACCTCATCCACAACCTTCTTCAGCACGGTCTCGGCAGTCTTGTAGTCCTCGCTCTCGATGACTATCCTGTACTTCGGCGCGCCCACGTACTCCACCTCAATGCCGACGTCGTCCTTGGCGAACTTGCTCACCACAGACAAAGCTTTCTTTATCCTCTCAACTCCATCTCCAGCGAAGGACTTGAGCTCGAAGTAGCCCCTCACCTTGACCTTGGATGGCTTGATATGCTCCCTCGCAAGCTCAGCGATCTGCTTCGCAAGCTCCTCTCCGGTGATTTTGGCTATGACCTCGTAGCCCTCGTAAGCCACGTCCTCAAACACGGCGTAGATGCTGTCGTACTTCTTCATGAGCTTCTTTCCGATCTTCTCAAGCTCCTCTCTGCTAACTCCGGCCTTCTCACCTGCAATTTCGAGCCACTTAAATGCTCTAAGCTCGCTCTTCCACTCCTGAAGCTTCTCCCTCCTCTGCCTCTCGTTCACATCCTTGATGCTCAGGTCGATGTGCCCCCTCTTGGGGTTGATGTCCAGAACCTTGCACACAACCTTCTGCCCCTTCTTGACGTAGTCCCTTATGTCCTTGATCCAGCCCGGCGCAACCTCGCTTATGTGAACCATGCCCTCCTTGTTCTCGTACTCGTCGAGGCTCACAAAGGCTCCAAAGTCCATGACCCTCGTAACCGTGCCGATGACGATCTCACCCTTCGAGGGAAAACCAGACCTCTTGATCATGAACCTTCCTTCAGACTTCTTCTCCGACATCAACTTAGCATTCCCGGAAGGATATTTTAAGGTTTGGTGAGCATGCAGCAGAATCGTCTCAGAAAGAGTTCTTCAGCAAACAGCACAGAATCGCGTTTCGAATCAAATAAAGAAAAAAGGGGAAAAATTTGGTTCACTGCCTCCTCCTGAGGAGGTAGGCTACTGCAAGCAGTCCTGCAACGGCGAACACTGCCTCGAAGCCAGGTCCTTCCTTCTTCTCCTCAGTGGTCTTGGTTGGCGCCGGTGTCGGGGTCTCCTCCTTGGTCTCTACCGGTGTTGGCGTGGGTGTTGGGGTCTTGGTCGGGGTTGGCGTCGGGGTTGCGGTTGGTGTCGGGGTTGGTGTCGGGGTCTCCTCAGGCGTTGGGGTTGGTGTCGGTGCAAGCTCCTTCACGACGCTGACCTCGAATGGTCCGAACAGTATGTCATCGGCAAATCCGATCTGTTTGGCAGTTGAGTCAGCCGGGTCGAGGTTGTAGAACTTCTGGAGATTAGTTGTGTTGACTCCAGTGGTCATCGTGTCCCTCACGTAGATCTTGTAGGTTCCATAGTCAAGGCCGTAGGTCTGGAATATCGCCACCGCAGTGCCGT
Coding sequences within it:
- the alaS gene encoding alanine--tRNA ligase, which codes for MSLEKEYLDITYLTENGFVRKKCPKCGKYFWTADESREVCGDPPCDTYKFIGNPVFNRKFTLGEMREYYLSFFEKRGHKRIERYPVVARWRDDIYLTIASIADFQPFVTAGVAPPPANPLTISQPCIRMDDLDSVGRTGRHLTLFEMMAHHAFNYPNEEIYWKNETVKYCTELLNELGVRKENIVYKEEPWAGGGNAGPCLEAIVGGLEVATLVFMNLEEHPEGDIEIKGVRYRKMDNYIVDTGYGLERFVWASQGTPTVYDAIFGEVVDEIMANSNISFSKDDEKVREIIAESSKLAGVMGELRGERLLELRKSIADRFGITVEELERIVVPLEKVYALADHTRAILFMLGDALVPSNAGSGYLARLMIRRSLRMAEELELRLKLFDLVSLHRKLLKEFSFDVPMETIQEILELEERRYRDTMSKGLSLVERTIEKKKRIEKEDLIEFYDSHGIPPETVVEVARSKNVEVEIPEDFYAELASRHSRAERKEKERILEKEYPATEKLYYNSKLLEFTARVIGFEKGYVILDRTAFYPESGGQDNDTGFLEFDGRKVDVVDVIEENGVVIHRVKGDVPVGAEVRGVVDRERRFRHMRHHSATHLLIHVLQKKLGKHVWQAGARKEWDKARLDVTHYKKLSEDEIREIELEVNREIMANKDITWEFMDRIKAEQKYGFRLYQGGVPPGREIRIVRVGDDVQACGGTHCEKTGEIGVFKILKVESIQDGVLRFEYAAGEAALEQIAKEEALLREASSILRVQPDILPKTVQRFFDEWKEQKKTIEKLQEEIAGMRAESLAEKAEEFEDVKIVVEVVNVSPDMLAKIGIQLAKNGYVGVLFSDYNGVKMVAFSGDERVDARDLIKIAGRLSKGGGGGRKDLAQGAGQIMPDADEMMAEIFAYLRERL
- the cofE gene encoding coenzyme F420-0:L-glutamate ligase; the encoded protein is MIRVFPVTGIPEVKEGDRLGELLSSHFSFEDGDVVAVCSTVVSKAEGRFRRIDEITPTAEAIRIAERLGKDARLVQAVLDESEEVLIEFPILLTKARFGNVCINAGIDTSNVREGYILLPPENPDGSAERIRNEIAEASGKSVGVVVTDTNGRCFRKGVVGFAVGIAGVKAMRDWRGERDIYGRELEVTVECVADEIAAFANLLMGEGGEGIPAVVFRGLSVSGEGRMDEIYRSEEEDVIRRIIREWREKDTS
- a CDS encoding ATP-grasp domain-containing protein: MEGKRYLIVGSNVRNVAESARKAGYEVYVLTKHADADLRLYAKQVFRIEDESGEWVRKRALELSESLEAEIIWASGYEEFQGKSVERVVNKRWFYAELDRIGIDYPELLSDGERGILKPEKGGGGEEVRIGERREKGFILQRYIPGTPCSVSVISTGEEAKGIAVNRMLVGLEEFNATGFRYCGNITPFKSDAARQMVSIAEELVLYFELTGNVGVDFILADKPYVLEINPRFQGSLDSIEWACDCNLFRMHVNAVEGKLSDCRVRRFAGRAVVFADRDVKIGSSPIGNPFFADIPVRGARYRKDDPLVSVLASGGDEEDVMRRLVERERLFTEMIA
- a CDS encoding sugar phosphate isomerase/epimerase family protein, which codes for MILFSSMFLYEYPVEKIARACRLAGYDGIEFWIETPHYWIDMDYGKAESIREWVKSVHCAVLDLNPCSVNHEVAEVTLKTNLHAVSVAAKLGVSMTIHAGKRSAAREPVREDYEANERYFRILSRYAEIKGTRLLLENSEPRINYLCRDFDEVLECAERFGFGITFDVNHALKNGDADRYVQALDLIENVHVSGYDERGRHVAARNNGKVRDVLAMLKDAGYEGMVTVELDDLGYGYMDYGKKVDELRKEREFIEKIFRR
- a CDS encoding proteasome assembly chaperone family protein — encoded protein: MMDRVDIRYLRRPEEVGLESPVMIEGLPGIGHVGKLVADHLVKVLEVEKVVELYSHHFPPQVMVDENGMIKLPKNEVYAYKSDGDSPDLLILVGDYQSISNEGHFELANAYLKIAKDFGVSRIYTLGGYGVGKLIEEPYVIGAVNDESLVAELKEAGVKFENGEPAGGIIGAAGLIIGFAMLEGIPSACLMGTTSGYMVDPKSAKVVLEVLMKLLKLEVSTEDLEERAKEMEKLIAQIKEMQEAQTVQFKSDEDLAYFR
- a CDS encoding RNA-protein complex protein Nop10, whose protein sequence is MKSRIRKCCSCARYTLSEVCPACGGKTYMPIPPRFSPEDPYGKYRRMLRKQKGFWIRRCENE
- a CDS encoding translation initiation factor IF-2 subunit alpha; translated protein: MSEKKSEGRFMIKRSGFPSKGEIVIGTVTRVMDFGAFVSLDEYENKEGMVHISEVAPGWIKDIRDYVKKGQKVVCKVLDINPKRGHIDLSIKDVNERQRREKLQEWKSELRAFKWLEIAGEKAGVSREELEKIGKKLMKKYDSIYAVFEDVAYEGYEVIAKITGEELAKQIAELAREHIKPSKVKVRGYFELKSFAGDGVERIKKALSVVSKFAKDDVGIEVEYVGAPKYRIVIESEDYKTAETVLKKVVDEVIKTMRKLGGEANFIREAV